A region from the Aegilops tauschii subsp. strangulata cultivar AL8/78 chromosome 5, Aet v6.0, whole genome shotgun sequence genome encodes:
- the LOC109741272 gene encoding uncharacterized protein: protein MMGLQDTGSSRRGSFFQYQRLECRDDGATPRPRQRRWLPSLNGKAACSCFFHLKKLRWSRISSVLLPRKVSDPSSSSSKIRHASVAHAEDACPSIVFLSQWGLPVLSGPSVAGNRGKHPRGKGY from the coding sequence ATGATGGGGCTGCAGGACACGGGCAGCAGCCGGAGGGGCAGCTTCTTCCAGTACCAGAGGCTGGAATGCCGGGACGACGGGGCCACCCCGCGGCCCAGGCAGCGGCGGTGGCTGCCCTCTCTGAACGGTAAGGCGGCGTGCTCCTGTTTCTTCCATCTCAAGAAGCTCAGGTGGAGCAGGATCAGTTCGGTCCTCCTGCCAAGGAAGGTCTCcgacccctcctcctcctcctccaagatCCGCCATGCAAGCGTGGCGCACGCCGAGGATGCCTGCCCGAGCATCGTCTTCTTGTCGCAGTGGGGGCTGCCGGTGCTCTCCGGCCCGTCGGTGGCTGGTAACAGGGGCAAGCATCCCCGTGGGAAGGGCTACTGA
- the LOC109741271 gene encoding uncharacterized protein, translating to MEKTEAKKPTPASPLFSFSNPSASFGFGFGAAPGPPPPPLPPAVEVLLSEESPVAAGNLEPVVVDDSLSIYKGRVNTSDVFGVKNSDLVPGKYEGGLKLWEGSLDLVKTLNSDIKDDRLLMEGKHVLELGCGHGLPGIYAGLKGAGLVHFQDFNAEVLRCLTIPNVKANLLKKSSQGTSTSRSIGFYAGDWSEIDKLLLCGDAVQDKITNLRTENEGYRGYDIILMAETVYALDSLPSLYRLVKKCLHYPSGVVYMAGKKHYFGVGGGTRQFLRLVREDGAMQSDLLAEVTDGSSNVREVWKFSFK from the exons ATGGAGAAGACCGAGGCTAAGAAACCCACGCCCGCATCCCCCCTCTTCTCCTTCTCCAACCCCAGCGCCTCCTTCGGCTTCGGGTTCGGCGCCGCGCCCGGCCCTCCCCCTCCGCCTCTGCCGCCAGCTGTCGAGGTCCTCCTCTCCGAG GAATCACCCGTCGCGGCCGGCAACTTGGAGCCTGTGGTGGTTGACGACTCCCTATCGATTTACAAG GGGAGAGTTAACacctctgatgttttcggggtaaaAAACTCTGATTTGGTTCCAGGAAAATATGAAG GTGGGTTGAAGCTGTGGGAAGGATCATTGGACTTGGTGAAAACCCTAAATTCAGACATCAAAGATGATCGATTGCTTATGGAAGGCAAACACGTACTAGAG TTAGGATGTGGACATGGCCTCCCTGGCATCTATGCAGGTCTGAAG GGTGCTGGTCTAGTTCACTTCCAAGATTTCAATGCTGAGGTCCTTAGGTGCCTTACCATCCCAAATGTAAAAGCTAATCTGTTGAAGAAATCATCTCAAGGAACATCCACATCTAGGAGTATTGGTTTTTATGCTGGTGATTGGAGTGAAATCGACAAGTTACTTCTTTGCGGAGATGCTGTCCAGGATAAAATAACCAATCTTCGCACAGAAAATGAAGGGTATAGAGGCTATGATATCATCCTGATGGCTGAGACTGTTTATGCATTGGATTCACTTCCTAGTCTCTACAGGCTCGTCAAGAAG TGCTTACACTACCCTAGTGGTGTAGTTTATATGGCAGGGAAAAAGCATTACTTTGGTGTAGGTGGCGGCACAAGGCAATTTCTACGCTTGGTTAGAGAAGATG GTGCGATGCAGTCGGACCTGCTTGCTGAAGTTACTGACGGATCATCCAATGTTAGGGAGGTTTGGAAATTCTCATTCAAGTAG